The following nucleotide sequence is from Thermodesulfobacteriota bacterium.
TATAAGCAGATACAATCAAAGCAGTATGATAATGTAATCGTAATAGCGCCTAGCCATTTTGAGTATTTTGATGGCTGTTCAATTTACCTTGGTAATTATCAAACTCCGCTTGGAATTGTAGGTACAAATATTGAGATTGCTGAGTCAATAGTTTCTCAGTCTCCAGCGATAGTGAACTCTTCTATAGGGCATCTCCAGGAACACAGTTTGGAGGTTCAGATACCTTTTTTGCAGATTTGTCTTCGGGATTTCAAATTGATTCCTGTATCAATGGGAAAGCAGGATTATTTCACAGCGAAAGAGTTATCTAATGCCGTCTCTACGGTTTTATCGGATCCAGGATTTGAGAATCAAAGTACTTTAATTGTTGGCAGCAGTGATCTTTCTCATTATTATCCAGCAAAAATTGCGAAAGAGATGGATGGCATAGTGATTGACGATATAGAAGCGTTTGATGAGAAAAGACTATTTGAAGACATACAGTCAAATATTTGTGAAGCTTGTGGTTACGGTGCAATGATTTCGACCATGATGATTGCAAAAACGCTTGGAGCTACTAAAAGTAAGGTCCTCTGTTATGGCACGTCAGGCGAGACCAGTCAGGACTATAACAGTGTTGTTGGTTATGTTTCAGGTATTTTTTATGATTAAAAATTTTTTTCATTTATCTAATCTTGATATTTGTAGATTTGTTAATTCAAGGCTTATTGACTTGATTTGACAACCGATAATATAATAATCGAACAAATATTGATGAAGGTGAGTGGTCCTGAAATTAAATAATAAAGAGCCTGTGATTTAAAACGTGATTTTTATCGTTTTAGGGAGAAATGTATGCTCACATTTGCCGAAGAAATCCTGCTACTCACACTTGATGATGAATCTGGCAAATTTGCTTATCCTGATCCGACTGAATTAAGGTATGCCCTGGCCGGTGCTGTTCTGATGGATCTCGCTCTAAAATCGAAAATCGACACCGATCTTAAGAAACTATTCCTAGTGGACAGTACACCAACGGGTGAGGAGATCCTCGATCGTTACCTTAGTACGATATCTCGGACGAACCAAGACTACAGCACTCGTTACTGGGTTACAGAAATTGCGAAAAGTGGTGACTATATCAAGGAAAAGGCTCTTAACATGTTAGTGGAAAAAGGCATATTGAAAGTTAAAGAGAAGAAAATCCTCTGGGTGTTTGAGACGCGGAGATATCCCGTAGTTGATGATAAAGAAGAAAAGGAAGTCAAG
It contains:
- the amrB gene encoding AmmeMemoRadiSam system protein B gives rise to the protein MDRKNLVRQPAVAGTFYPAEKNELKNAVLGMLAYSGSEQFNGRIIGIISPHAGFIYSGRIAAKAYKQIQSKQYDNVIVIAPSHFEYFDGCSIYLGNYQTPLGIVGTNIEIAESIVSQSPAIVNSSIGHLQEHSLEVQIPFLQICLRDFKLIPVSMGKQDYFTAKELSNAVSTVLSDPGFENQSTLIVGSSDLSHYYPAKIAKEMDGIVIDDIEAFDEKRLFEDIQSNICEACGYGAMISTMMIAKTLGATKSKVLCYGTSGETSQDYNSVVGYVSGIFYD
- a CDS encoding GPP34 family phosphoprotein is translated as MLTFAEEILLLTLDDESGKFAYPDPTELRYALAGAVLMDLALKSKIDTDLKKLFLVDSTPTGEEILDRYLSTISRTNQDYSTRYWVTEIAKSGDYIKEKALNMLVEKGILKVKEKKILWVFETRRYPVVDDKEEKEVKRRILDLLLSDEIPTPRDVVLVSLVDACKLFPKILSSHEAERLAPRIEQIRRLDLIGQAVSQVLKRLRSDLANVMLLHHW